A genomic stretch from Echeneis naucrates chromosome 6, fEcheNa1.1, whole genome shotgun sequence includes:
- the LOC115044653 gene encoding complement C1r-A subcomponent-like gives MADMQLLDSQSRPSSEPLMHGEVQSPQYPQPYPPNLQEQWDLSVPEGYQIRLTFTHLDIEASPGCYHDALIVLYDGKVVGRFCGSENSADGHHPGHEPIISPDNRFTLIFQSDKNNPERHQNVGFSAQYQAIDVDECSAPDPGDGSGPLCDQICLNTLGSYLCSCHHGYELRSDQRTCLLSCGGGIFDEPEGHLFSPGYPNPPPYAVSCQYIISVESGFTVSLNFSDLFYIESVDTDEGPSCLHHWLEVTIPDKEPMKLCGTKSPGLIDTNSNTVKLDYHTDDEGMSNGWSLDYSTHRVRCPIPDKVAKGRVTPMLTEYFYRDYIFVRCNQGYKLMMDGHEIESFSTMCQHNGQWHLTLPECHIIDCGEPEPLLNGGVTFISGVDNQYLSVVQYHCDEPFYYLLGGLNVSFICEADRQWRSNQDPLLRPTCLPVCGRPTKHLSSFQRIIGGDEAPEHTIPWQVLLNIDGGRGGGMVIADRWIMTAAHNVKTHEGIIASNDTVRIYMGLNDVKALSVLPVYPASVHVHPEYNNPNHANYNNDIALLKLQEPITFQASIMPLCLPAESDTYVPDTMGLVSGFGVTDEGKRRILANKLKYVQLPLVEDETCQNSVTSLKRKRASIPILTSNMFCAGIPEGGKDSCQGDSGSGYVLYDNGRFWAAGIVSWGVECGKQGTYGVYTRVANYLDWIKKTMQEN, from the exons ATGGCGGACATGCAGCTGTTGGattctcagtca AGGCCCAGCTCTGAGCCTCTAATGCATGGGGAGGTCCAGTCCCCCCAGTATCCCCAGCCTTACCCTCCCAACCTGCAGGAGCAGTGGGACCTCAGTGTACCCGAGGGATACCAGATCCGACTCACGTTCACCCACCTGGACATTGAAGCTTCTCCAGGCTGCTACCATGACGCCCTTATA GTTCTCTATGATGGAAAAGTCGTGGGGAGGTTTTGTGGCTCTGAGAACTCTGCTGATGGACATCACCCGGGCCACGAGCCCATAATTTCTCCTGACAACAGATTCACCCTCATCTTCCAGTCAGATAAGAACAACCCAGAGCGTCACCAGAACGTGGGCTTCTCCGCGCAGTACCAGGCAATAG ACGTAGATGAGTGCTCTGCCCCTGACCCTGGGGATGGCTCAGGTCCTCTCTGCGATCAGATCTGCCTCAACACCCTTGGCTCGTACCTCTGCTCTTGTCACCACGGTTATGAACTTCGATCAGACCAGCGcacctgtttgt TATCCTGCGGTGGAGGTATTTTTGATGAACCAGAAGGACATCTGTTCAGTCCAGGATACCCGAACCCTCCACCTTATGCTGTGTCCTGTCAGTACATCATTTCTGTAGAATCTGGTTTCACCGTTTCACTCAACTTCTCGGACCTGTTCTACATCGAGAGCGTGGACACTGATGAAGGTCCAAGCTGTCTCCATCACTGGTTGGAG GTGACCATTCCTGACAAAGAGCCCATGAAGCTGTGCGGTACAAAGAGTCCAGGTCTGATAGACACTAACTCCAACACAGTGAAGCTGGACTACCACACTGATGATGAAGGGATGAGTAACGGCTGGAGCCTGGATTacagcacacaca GAGTGCGGTGTCCAATCCCTGACAAAGTCGCGAAAGGCAGAGTCACACCGATGCTGACTGAATACTTCTACAGAGACTACATCTTTGTGCGCTGTAACCAAGGATACAAGCTGATGATG GATGGCCATGAGATTGAGAGCTTCTCCACGATGTGTCAACACAACGGCCAATGGCACCTCACTCTGCCAGAATGCCACA taaTTGATTGTGGAGAACCTGAACCCTTGCTGAATGGAGGGGTGACTTTCATATCTGGCGTTGACAATCAGTACCTTTCTGTTGTTCAGTATCATTGTGATGAACCATTTTACTACCTTCTTGGAGGCTTAAATG TAAGCTTCATCTGTGAAGCAGATAGACAGTGGAGATCCAACCAAGATCCTCTTCTCAGACCGACATGTTTACCAG TTTGTGGCAGACCAACAAAACACCTCTCGAGCTTTCAGAGGATCATTGGAGGCGATGAAGCTCCAGAACATACCATCCCCTGGCAGGTTCTACTGAATATAGACGGCGGTAGAGGAGGAGGCATGGTGATCGCAGACCGCTGGATTATGACTGCAGCTCATAATGTAAAAACTCATGAAGGAATTATAGCATCAAATGATACTGTTCGG ATCTACATGGGACTGAATGATGTTAAAGCTTTGAGTGTCCTTCCTGTATATCCTGCTTCAGTCCACGTTCACCCAGAGTACAACAACCCAAACCACGCTAACTACAACAATGACATTGCCCTGCTCAAACTGCAAGAACCAATCACATTTCAAGCATCCATAATGCCTTTATGTCTGCCAGCAGAGAGTGACACATACGTCCCTGACACAATGGG acTGGTGTCAGGCTTTGGTGTTACGGATGAAGGCAAACGACGGATATTAGCAAATAAGCTGAAGTATGTGCAACTCCCTTTGGTGGAGGATGAAACATGCCAGAATTCAGTAACTTCACTTAAGAGGAAAAGGGCCTCTATACCAATCCTAACCAGCAATATGTTTTGTGCTGGAATCCCTGAGGGTGGGAAAGACTCCTGCCAAGGTGACAGTGGAAGTGGCTATGTCCTGTATGACAATGGACGCTTCTGGGCTGCTGGGATTGTCAGCTGGGGCGTTGAATGTGGAAAGCAGGGGACATATGGAGTCTATACCAGGGTCGCCAACTACCTGGACTGGATCAAAAAGACCATGCAGGAGAACTGA
- the c1s.2 gene encoding complement C1s subcomponent: MLIISLQLILLSHSACSMLLGWVESPGYPSGYLPHASLNWSRCAPKGHTLSIRFIHLDLEDSQDCENDAVKVYSNGSLISVLCGKKEFEELQNTVNPMLVSSKGGCLSLTFYSDYSNTRRHTGFRGFYTVQDFDECQDDSEYGCTQFCHNFIGGYHCSCRHGYHLSPDQHTCTVSCSEDLSGLNKGDISTPSWPGPYAENADCQYTLSVEPHLQLELHFSEVFDVEQSPDGQCIDELRIETSSGTLGPFCGRTPPPSPLLTHSNEVKIHFISDSYGTNKGFNFHFKTRGKVCPAAVTSHSTASPLEPEYLPGQIVTVTCDLGHVVKNQGSAGLSTKYVATCLSTGIWVPNYPCEPVNCGHPDIPEDSILHLVGSDGLHTQYEDQIQFNCSSKYYMLHGDDTYTCSALGEWVSSSGATQMPKCKPVCGIPERRSLSTGRILGGKDAALGEIPWQLLIKEPRRGGASLINDRWAVTAAHVVEGLRETSLELFGAVVDGMTARVGESNIAVMSSQRIIIHPGYDTSIPSESRTNFDNDIALIRFSERVDLGPNLLPICLPEANTGLVEDQQGTVSGWGFTEKNTNSKIMVTSQMLKYAHIGVYSTDKCQDTNFKRQTQRMTFTDNMFCAGAEGKDSCKKDSGGPFFVPMMSTGDGPHYLFGIVSWGPPCIDRAYKGYYTKVANYVDWITETIDKVEKEK; the protein is encoded by the exons ATGTTAATAATAAG CCTTCAGCTCATTCTGCTCTCCCACTCAGCATGCTCGATGCTGCTTGGATGGGTGGAGTCTCCAGGATATCCCAGTGGATACTTGCCCCATGCCAGTCTAAACTGGAGCAGGTGTGCCCCCAAAGGTCACACCCTGTCCATCAGGTTCATCCACCTGGACCTGGAGGACAGCCAAGACTGTGAAAACGATGCAGTTAAG GTCTATTCAAATGGAAGCCTGATTTCTGTTCTGTGTGGCAAAAAGGAGTTTGAGGAACTTCAGAACACAGTAAATCCCATGCTCGTCTCCTCCAAGGGCGGTTGTCTCTCCCTTACTTTTTACTCCGATTATTCAAACACCAGGAGGCACACTGGCTTCAGAGGCTTTTACACTGTTCAAG ACTTTGATGAATGTCAGGATGACTCAGAATATGGCTGCACCCAGTTCTGTCACAATTTCATCGGAGGATATCACTGCTCCTGTCGGCATGGCTATCACCTAAGTCCAGACCAACATACTTGCACAG TGAGTTGTAGTGAGGACCTTTCAGGGCTGAACAAAGGCGACATATCCACTCCCTCCTGGCCTGGTCCATATGCAGAGAATGCTGACTGTCAGTACACCCTGTCTGTGGAGCCACACCTGCAACTGGAGCTGCACTTCTCTGAGGTTTTTGATGTGGAGCAAAGTCCCGATGGCCAATGCATTGATGAACTGAGG ATTGAAACCTCTTCTGGGACTCTGGGACCATTCTGTGGCCGGacacctcctccatctcccctcCTCACCCACTCTAATGAAGTCAAAATCCACTTCATTTCTGACAGCTATGGCACCAACAAAGGCTTCAATTTCCACTTCAAGACCAGGG GTAAGGTCTGTCCAGCAGCGGTTACCTCACACTCCACTGCGAGTCCTTTGGAACCAGAATATCTTCCAGGTCAAATAGTGACAGTAACATGCGATCTTGGCCatgttgtgaaaaat CAAGGCAGCGCGGGCCTGTCAACGAAGTATGTGGCAACATGTCTGAGTACAGGGATATGGGTTCCTAATTATCCCTGTGAAC CTGTTAATTGTGGCCATCCTGATATCCCAGAAGATAGTATCCTTCATTTGGTGGGTTCAGATGGCTTACACACTCAATATGAAGACCAGATCCAGTTTAACTGCAGTTCAAAGTACTATATGCTACATGGAGATG ACACCTACACTTGCAGTGCTCTTGGTGAATGGGTATCAAGTAGTGGAGCGACACAGATGCCAAAATGCAAACCAG tatgTGGAATACCTGAAAGGAGGTCTCTGAGCACAGGCAGGATTTTAGGAGGGAAGGATGCAGCCCTGGGAGAGATACCCTGGCAACTTTTGATAAAAGAGccaagaagaggaggagcatCACTGATCAATGACCGATGGGCAGTAACAGCAGCTCATGTTGTGGAGGGATTAAGGGAAACTTCTTTGGAGCTCTTTGGTGCAGTTGTAGACGGAATGACAGCACGTGTTGGGGAGTCTAACATAGCTGTCATGTCCAGTCAGAGGATCATAATTCATCCAGGCTATGATACTAGCATTCCATCTGAAAGCCGCACCAATTTTGACAATGATATTGCTCTTATCAGATTCTCTGAAAGGGTGGATCTTGGTCCAAACCTCCTCCCCATTTGTCTGCCAGAGGCAAACACAGGCTTGGTCGAAGATCAGCAAGGCACAGTTTCTGGCTGGGggttcacagaaaaaaacacaaattcaaaaatTATGGTCACATCACAGATGTTGAAATATGCTCACATCGGGGTCTACTCAACTGATAAATGCCAGGATACAAATTTCAAGCGACAAACTCAGCGCATGACATTCACTGACAACATGTTCTGTGCTGGTGCAGAGGGGAAGGACAGCTGTAAGAAAGACAGTGGTGGCCCATTTTTTGTACCTATGATGTCTACAGGGGATGGGCCTCATTATCTGTTTGGCATTGTGTCCTGGGGACCCCCATGTATTGACAGAGCTTACAAAGGTTATTATACCAAGGTGGCCAACTATGTAGACTGGATTACAGAGACTATAGataaagtggaaaaagagaaatga
- the LOC115044822 gene encoding tumor necrosis factor receptor superfamily member 5: MRWLQMANCSSEEKYSKGGRCCNRCPAGKYVKADCDGSQQTQCAECGKGLYTATKNHLNQCRVCSKCSSQNNQRELTVCTATQNTVCTCEEGFFCLNEQCDHCKPVTQCREGEGVKIRANRTSDTVCAPCETGTYSNVTDFISSCKPHIRCEDFGNELTTPGTTTSNAVCGERIHHCSWMLPAALWSGLVLTALVMLAVVICWGGQTQINASHKGRPTVPVNLVDVVHVAHRTSLELPLPAIEQNGHCQETCAAEDCTLPLFNTDDNSVSFSTDSSLPITPFQVSVSFAESGHHKGSSGCRRGSFLRAHSEPQEDEWCGT, from the exons ATGCGCTGGCTACAGATGGCTAACTGTTCCAGTGAGGAGAAATACTCTAAAGGTGGCAGATGCTGTAATCGCTGCCCTGCAG GAAAGTACGTGAAAGCTGATTGTGACGGTTCACAACAGACCCAGTGTGCTGAATGTGGAAAAGGGCTCTACACAGCCACAAAAAATCACTTGAACCAATGTCGAGTCTGCAGTAAATGCAGTTCCC aaaACAACCAGAGGGAATTAACAGTCTGCACAGCTACACAGAACACGGTGTGTACGTGTGAGGAAGGATTCTTCTGTCTTAATGAACAGTGTGACCACTGCAAGCCAGTGACCCAGTGTCGTGAGGGGGAAGGAGTCAAAATTCGAG CCAATCGTACCAGTGATACAGTCTGTGCTCCCTGTGAAACAGGAACCTACAGCAATGTGACAGATTTCATCTCATCCTGTAAACCACATATCAG GTGTGAGGACTTTGGGAATGAACTGACCACTCCAGGGACCACAACATCTAATGCTGTCTGTGGTGAGCGCATACACC ATTGTTCCTGGATGTTGCCTGCAGCCCTGTGGTCAGGTCTGGTGTTGACTGCGCTCGTCATGCTCGCTGTTGTCATCTGCTGGGGGGGCCAAACGCAAATCAATGCGTCACAT AAAGGCAGGCCCACTGTTCCTGTTAACTTGGTAGATGTGGTTCATGTGGCACATCGCACATCGTTGGAGCTGCCTTTACCAGCCATTGAGCAGAATGGACATTGTCAAGAGACCTGCGCTGCGGAGGACTGCACATTGCCACTTTTTAACACAG atGATAACTCAGTCAGCTTCAGCACGGACAGCAGCCTTCCTATAACACCGTTTCAAGTCTCCGTTTCATTTGCTGAATCTGGTCACCACAAGGGAAGTTCAGGTTGCCGGCGGGGCAGCTTCCTCAGGGCTCACTCTGAGCCGCAGGAGGACGAGTGGTGCGGCACATAA
- the rbp5 gene encoding retinol-binding protein 5: MSKPDYSGTFHLVEQDNMDSYLGALDINFALRKIVCLLKPTKEISHDPATGAMKIRTITTLRNFNMDFTIGKEFTEDLGPVDGRTCQTTVSWEGDKLVCVQRGEKEGRGWTHWLEGDKLHLEMRVQGVVAKQVFKKEN; this comes from the exons ATGTCTAAACCCGATTATTCCGGGACGTTTCACCTGGTGGAGCAAGATAACATGGACAGCTACCTCGGAGCTTTAG ATATTAATTTTGCTCTGAGGAAGATCGTGTGTCTCCTCAAGCCCACCAAAGAGATCAGCCATGATCCGGCCACAGGGGCCATGAAGATCCGCACCATCACCACACTGAGGAACTTCAACATGGATTTCACTATTGGGAAAGAATTCACTGAGGACCTGGGACCTGTGGATGGACGCACTTGTCAG ACTACAGTGAGCTGGGAGGGAGACAAACTGGTGTGTGTACAGCGAGGTGAGAAAGAAGGCCGAGGCTGGACGCACTGGCTGGAAGGTGACAAGCTGCATTTG GAGATGAGAGTTCAAGGGGTTGTTGCTAAGCAAGTTTTCAAGAAGGAAAATTGA